Proteins encoded within one genomic window of Paenarthrobacter sp. JL.01a:
- a CDS encoding shikimate 5-dehydrogenase: MPILNKDMSLCISLAARPSNIGTRFHNYLYDLLGLNFIYKAFAPADITLAVAGIRGLPIRGAAVSMPYKEAVIPLVDVLDPSARAIDSVNTIVNDDGVLTAYNTDYIAIARLLKDHEVPTSHTVLLRGAGGMAKAVAAALRDAGFTAVTIVARNETTGRALAELYGFGWQDNVNGATADLIINVTPLGMAGADETAQSFDDATIAAAQVVFDVVALPSETPLITAARAAGKPVITGAEVIAIQAEEQFVLYTGVRPTPGQVREASEFSRR; the protein is encoded by the coding sequence ATGCCCATCCTGAATAAAGACATGTCCCTGTGCATTTCGCTCGCGGCCCGCCCCAGCAATATCGGGACCCGGTTCCACAACTATCTTTACGATCTGCTCGGATTGAACTTTATCTACAAGGCATTCGCACCCGCTGACATCACCCTTGCCGTTGCGGGCATCCGCGGCCTCCCGATCCGGGGCGCCGCGGTGTCCATGCCGTACAAGGAGGCCGTCATTCCGCTGGTGGATGTGCTGGATCCCTCGGCCAGGGCCATCGATTCGGTGAACACGATCGTGAACGACGACGGCGTCCTGACCGCCTACAACACCGATTACATCGCCATTGCCCGGCTGCTGAAGGACCACGAGGTTCCCACAAGCCACACGGTCCTGCTGCGCGGGGCCGGGGGTATGGCGAAGGCAGTTGCCGCAGCCCTCCGGGATGCCGGCTTTACCGCCGTCACCATTGTCGCCCGCAATGAAACCACCGGCCGCGCTCTTGCGGAGCTGTACGGTTTTGGCTGGCAGGACAACGTCAACGGAGCAACCGCGGACCTCATCATCAACGTCACACCGCTTGGCATGGCCGGAGCGGATGAAACTGCGCAGTCCTTCGATGACGCCACCATTGCCGCCGCGCAAGTGGTCTTCGACGTCGTTGCGCTGCCCTCCGAAACGCCGCTCATCACCGCTGCGCGGGCTGCCGGAAAGCCGGTCATCACCGGAGCCGAAGTCATCGCCATTCAGGCGGAGGAACAGTTCGTCCTCTACACAGGGGTGCGCCCGACTCCCGGCCAGGTGCGCGAAGCTTCTGAGTTCTCGCGACGCTGA
- the ykgO gene encoding type B 50S ribosomal protein L36, whose protein sequence is MKVRNSLRALKKIPGAQIVRRRGRTFVINKNNPRMKARQG, encoded by the coding sequence ATGAAGGTCAGGAACTCGCTGCGTGCACTCAAGAAGATCCCGGGCGCCCAGATCGTCCGCAGGCGTGGCCGCACATTCGTCATCAACAAGAACAACCCGCGAATGAAGGCGCGCCAAGGCTAA
- a CDS encoding GTP-binding protein, protein MHFTVVSSLDSQCREAAAERLGRTHDNSVVVLHDLLDGSLVLRRVFRDGRLFERETTLLEHGCLSCTVRLDVVPTAERLAACGFDHVVLGLPPGVATGMAVDELRRGLDGPVVIDNAVLALDPADVDNQIWDRHTLFESGFTSMPSDERTSGEFLVGEFGQVDTVLMSPGLGSVLSGNPGEGSEPWLTGVELLGELAPHAHLVAPADTFRPGCFDPAEAAARNKPGVVRLPVSESQGSFTTVLHKAGRPLHPGRFRDALPHLASGTHWMRGRLWIASAPTTRIAVQGIGPRVWLESTGTWLADRPEQVPGTDVDAALDWHPSHGDRGTVLAFTGYSQDIDAGEVRDLLDSCQLTEAEMEADFAVWEDPLDLSNAL, encoded by the coding sequence ATGCATTTCACCGTTGTCAGCTCCCTCGACAGTCAGTGCCGCGAAGCCGCCGCAGAACGGCTGGGCCGCACCCACGACAATTCCGTGGTGGTCCTCCACGACCTCCTGGACGGATCGTTGGTCCTTCGTCGCGTATTCCGCGATGGACGGCTCTTCGAGCGGGAAACGACACTGTTGGAACACGGCTGCCTAAGCTGCACAGTCCGGTTGGATGTAGTCCCGACGGCGGAACGGCTCGCCGCATGCGGCTTCGACCACGTGGTCCTTGGCCTGCCTCCGGGTGTCGCCACGGGCATGGCCGTTGACGAACTCCGGCGCGGACTCGACGGCCCCGTGGTCATTGACAATGCGGTTCTGGCCCTTGATCCGGCGGACGTGGACAATCAGATCTGGGACCGGCACACGCTGTTCGAATCCGGCTTCACCTCGATGCCCAGCGACGAGCGCACCAGCGGCGAGTTCCTCGTCGGAGAATTCGGGCAGGTGGATACCGTGCTCATGTCCCCGGGCCTGGGCTCCGTGTTGTCCGGAAATCCGGGCGAAGGATCGGAACCATGGTTGACGGGAGTTGAACTGCTGGGCGAGCTGGCGCCCCATGCCCACCTCGTGGCTCCGGCTGACACGTTCCGGCCGGGGTGCTTCGACCCCGCCGAAGCGGCGGCCCGGAACAAGCCCGGCGTCGTACGTCTTCCTGTCAGCGAATCCCAAGGTTCCTTCACCACCGTGCTGCATAAAGCCGGTCGTCCTTTGCATCCGGGGCGTTTCCGCGACGCCCTGCCACACCTGGCCAGCGGAACCCATTGGATGCGCGGGCGTCTCTGGATTGCCTCGGCTCCCACAACCCGGATTGCCGTGCAAGGCATTGGTCCCCGGGTCTGGCTCGAAAGCACCGGAACCTGGCTGGCCGACCGGCCTGAACAAGTGCCCGGAACGGACGTCGATGCCGCCCTCGACTGGCACCCGAGCCATGGAGACCGTGGCACGGTCCTGGCCTTCACCGGGTACTCGCAGGACATCGACGCCGGGGAAGTCCGCGATCTCCTGGATAGCTGCCAGCTCACGGAGGCCGAGATGGAAGCGGATTTTGCCGTGTGGGAGGATCCGCTGGATCTGAGCAATGCCCTGTAG